From Pseudanabaena sp. PCC 6802, one genomic window encodes:
- the ilvA gene encoding threonine ammonia-lyase, biosynthetic produces MFCDYLVQILTARVYDVAQESPLECAPNLSKRLHNKLLLKREDMQSVFSFKLRGAYNKMANLPPDLLKQGVIAASAGNHAQGVALGASRLGTRAIIVMPITTPQVKVDAVKALGAEVVLHGDTYDDAYAHARLLEEEKGLTFIHPFDDPDVIAGQGTIGMEILRQCQQPIHAIFVAIGGGGLISGIAAYVKRLHPEIKIIGVEPVDADAMHQSLQAGHRVRLANVGLFADGVAVRQVGEETFRLCQEYVDEIILVDTDDTCAAIKDVFEDTRSILEPAGALAIAGAKAYVEREQIQDKTLVAVACGANMNFDRLRFVAERAEFGERREAIFAVEIPEQPGSLRRFCECLGKRNLTEFSYRIADKEEAHIFVGLQIQNRADAIAMVKTFESRGFKTIDLTDDELTKLHLRHMVGGHSSLAHDELLYRFEFPERPGALMKFVNSMSPNWNISMFHYRNNGADYGRIVVGMQVPPAEMAEWQAFLDTLGYRYWDESQNPAYKLFLG; encoded by the coding sequence ATGTTTTGCGACTACCTGGTACAGATCCTGACTGCCCGCGTCTATGATGTGGCGCAAGAGTCACCGCTTGAATGCGCTCCTAACCTCTCTAAACGACTGCATAACAAACTCCTGCTCAAGCGCGAGGACATGCAGTCGGTTTTTTCATTTAAGTTGCGCGGCGCTTACAACAAAATGGCAAACCTACCGCCGGATTTGCTCAAACAGGGTGTTATTGCTGCCTCGGCAGGAAATCACGCTCAGGGCGTGGCTTTAGGGGCATCTCGACTGGGGACAAGGGCAATTATTGTGATGCCCATAACTACACCGCAGGTGAAAGTGGACGCGGTGAAAGCGCTCGGGGCAGAGGTGGTTTTGCATGGCGATACCTACGACGATGCCTATGCCCATGCCCGACTATTGGAAGAAGAAAAGGGCTTGACTTTCATTCATCCTTTTGACGATCCAGATGTAATTGCGGGGCAGGGCACGATCGGGATGGAGATTCTGCGGCAGTGCCAGCAACCTATCCATGCTATTTTTGTCGCGATCGGCGGAGGCGGTCTAATCTCAGGAATTGCCGCCTACGTCAAACGCTTGCATCCTGAAATTAAAATTATTGGCGTGGAGCCAGTCGATGCCGATGCCATGCACCAATCCCTTCAGGCGGGTCATCGAGTGCGTCTGGCTAATGTGGGCTTATTCGCGGATGGCGTGGCAGTCCGCCAGGTGGGAGAAGAAACCTTTCGCCTCTGCCAAGAGTACGTCGATGAGATTATTCTGGTCGATACTGACGATACCTGTGCCGCAATTAAAGATGTATTTGAAGATACGCGCTCGATTTTAGAGCCAGCCGGGGCTTTAGCGATCGCTGGAGCCAAAGCCTATGTAGAGCGCGAACAAATCCAGGATAAAACCTTAGTGGCTGTGGCCTGCGGTGCCAATATGAATTTCGATCGCCTGCGCTTTGTGGCTGAACGCGCTGAGTTTGGCGAACGCCGCGAGGCTATCTTTGCCGTGGAAATTCCCGAGCAGCCGGGTAGCCTGCGTCGGTTTTGTGAATGCCTGGGCAAGCGTAACTTGACTGAATTCAGTTATCGCATTGCCGATAAAGAAGAAGCGCATATTTTTGTGGGGTTGCAAATTCAGAACCGTGCCGATGCGATCGCGATGGTGAAAACATTCGAGTCGCGCGGCTTCAAAACCATCGACCTCACGGATGACGAACTAACCAAATTGCATCTCCGCCACATGGTGGGCGGCCATTCCTCCTTGGCACACGACGAACTCCTCTATCGGTTTGAGTTCCCCGAACGACCGGGCGCGCTCATGAAGTTCGTCAACTCCATGAGTCCCAACTGGAATATCAGCATGTTCCACTATCGCAACAACGGTGCCGATTACGGACGCATTGTTGTAGGGATGCAGGTACCTCCGGCTGAGATGGCGGAGTGGCAGGCATTTCTCGATACCCTCGGCTATCGTTATTGGGATGAAAGCCAGAACCCCGCCTATAAGCTGTTTTTGGGCTAG
- a CDS encoding DUF433 domain-containing protein has protein sequence MSYAATVYPYITTNATILGGVPIIEGTRIAVRAIAGYYQMGMSVDEILTTLPPFKTFTGTFCPSVLF, from the coding sequence ATGAGTTATGCAGCAACGGTTTATCCATACATCACAACCAATGCAACTATTTTAGGCGGTGTGCCAATTATTGAAGGCACGCGCATCGCAGTTCGAGCGATCGCAGGCTATTACCAAATGGGTATGAGCGTTGATGAAATTTTGACAACGCTGCCCCCATTTAAGACCTTCACAGGTACATTCTGCCCTAGCGTATTATTTTGA
- a CDS encoding methyltransferase family protein yields MNQLKQWGFSAQWWRGERGEYWVIAQIALFIGFILLPVYPAVALDSLSPIWKYTGWIMTGLFSLIATLLLFGGAIALGTNLTPLPHPKDDGELVTNGVYGIVRHPIYSGVFFLAIAYSCWQWSLSHAIGAILLLLFLDFKARKEEFWLKNKFSDYDAYRSRVKKLIPWIY; encoded by the coding sequence ATGAATCAACTCAAACAATGGGGATTCTCAGCCCAATGGTGGCGCGGTGAAAGAGGCGAATACTGGGTAATTGCACAGATCGCTCTCTTCATCGGTTTTATCCTGTTACCCGTCTATCCTGCTGTTGCTCTAGATAGTTTGTCTCCTATTTGGAAATACACGGGTTGGATAATGACTGGTCTTTTTAGTTTGATTGCCACATTGCTATTATTTGGGGGAGCGATCGCGTTAGGGACAAATCTTACACCCTTGCCCCACCCCAAGGACGATGGGGAATTAGTTACCAATGGAGTTTACGGAATTGTCAGACACCCTATTTATAGTGGCGTATTTTTTTTAGCGATCGCCTATAGTTGCTGGCAATGGAGTTTATCTCACGCGATCGGAGCCATTCTCTTGCTGCTATTTTTGGACTTCAAAGCTAGAAAAGAAGAATTCTGGCTGAAGAACAAGTTTTCTGACTATGATGCCTATCGCTCGCGAGTCAAAAAACTAATTCCTTGGATCTATTAA
- a CDS encoding type I-MYXAN CRISPR-associated endonuclease Cas4/Cas1: MFAPAIDIAQDTIRVSALHALAYCPRLFYLEEVEELYTQDAAVFAGRRLHVELEKQEDEDWEELFLESAELGLRGKVDALRTRDRQTIPYEHKRGKAARDDRKQPQAWESDRLQILAYACLMESALGIPIQEGRIRYHADNVLVRVPLDDAGRAEVRAAIARARELRISPYRPPVTANERLCARCSLAPVCLPEEARLAHDRAWQPVRLFPKDDDRDIVHVLEAGTSVGRTGEQLKISRRDRPVEIVPARQIAQVVLHSFSQISTQALHFCAHQGIGVHFVSGGGRYVGSFDSRQGSIQRRIRQYGALSDSAKCLELARKLVACRGQGQRKFLMRGQRGMARVPEGLEKAIAHMKTLLKQVTQAPSLESLLGLEGNLAAAYFGAIPYLLGADVPPEMRFDGRNRRPPKDRFNALLSFGYALLLKDVMSAILTVGLEPALGFYHQPRTQAPPLALDLLEIFRVPLVDLPIVGSINRGQWNVREDFDVRGEQVWLSDAGRRKSIDLYEKRKEESWKHPALGYSLTYRRLFELEVRLLEKEWCGEEGLFAQLILR, encoded by the coding sequence ATGTTTGCGCCTGCTATCGATATTGCGCAGGACACCATTCGTGTCTCTGCCCTCCATGCGCTGGCCTATTGCCCGCGCCTGTTTTATCTCGAAGAGGTAGAGGAACTCTATACTCAAGATGCCGCTGTGTTTGCCGGACGCAGGCTGCATGTCGAACTAGAAAAGCAAGAAGATGAAGACTGGGAAGAACTGTTTCTCGAAAGTGCAGAATTAGGCTTGCGGGGCAAAGTCGATGCGCTCAGAACCCGCGATCGCCAGACAATTCCCTACGAACACAAGCGCGGTAAAGCGGCACGGGACGATCGCAAACAACCGCAAGCCTGGGAAAGCGATCGCCTGCAAATTCTAGCCTATGCGTGTTTGATGGAGTCGGCGTTAGGAATTCCCATTCAAGAGGGGAGGATTCGCTACCATGCCGATAACGTGCTGGTGCGCGTACCGCTGGATGATGCGGGGAGGGCAGAGGTGAGAGCGGCGATCGCCCGTGCCCGCGAACTACGCATCTCTCCATATCGCCCACCTGTAACGGCAAACGAGCGGCTATGCGCTCGGTGCTCGCTTGCGCCTGTATGCTTGCCAGAGGAGGCGAGGCTAGCCCACGATCGTGCGTGGCAGCCAGTTCGTCTATTTCCCAAAGACGACGATCGCGACATCGTGCACGTCCTTGAGGCTGGTACCAGTGTGGGTCGAACGGGCGAGCAACTGAAAATCTCTCGTCGCGATCGGCCAGTCGAGATCGTTCCCGCCCGCCAGATCGCTCAGGTTGTCCTGCACAGTTTTTCGCAAATTTCTACCCAGGCGTTGCATTTTTGCGCGCACCAGGGCATCGGCGTACATTTCGTGTCTGGCGGCGGGCGGTACGTTGGGAGTTTCGACAGTCGGCAGGGCAGCATTCAAAGACGCATCCGCCAGTACGGTGCTTTGAGCGATTCGGCAAAGTGTTTGGAGCTAGCCCGAAAACTCGTTGCTTGTCGAGGGCAAGGGCAGCGTAAGTTTCTGATGCGGGGACAGCGGGGCATGGCACGGGTTCCTGAAGGGCTGGAGAAAGCGATCGCCCATATGAAAACACTACTCAAACAAGTAACGCAAGCGCCTTCTTTGGAATCTTTATTGGGCTTAGAGGGAAACTTAGCGGCGGCATATTTTGGGGCTATACCTTACTTGCTTGGTGCAGATGTACCGCCAGAAATGCGTTTTGACGGTCGCAATCGCCGTCCTCCCAAAGACCGCTTCAACGCTTTGCTGAGTTTTGGCTACGCACTTTTGCTGAAAGATGTGATGAGTGCGATCTTAACGGTTGGTTTGGAACCTGCTCTGGGCTTCTATCACCAGCCGCGCACGCAAGCTCCACCTTTAGCTTTAGATTTGCTAGAAATCTTTCGCGTTCCATTGGTGGACTTACCCATTGTCGGTTCGATTAACCGGGGGCAGTGGAACGTGCGGGAGGATTTTGACGTGCGAGGGGAGCAGGTATGGTTAAGCGATGCGGGGCGGCGCAAGTCGATCGACCTCTATGAAAAGCGCAAGGAAGAAAGTTGGAAACATCCTGCTTTGGGTTATTCGCTTACTTATCGTCGGTTATTTGAGTTGGAGGTACGTTTGTTGGAAAAGGAATGGTGTGGAGAGGAGGGATTGTTCGCTCAGTTGATTTTGAGGTAA
- the psbA gene encoding photosystem II q(b) protein has translation MTTALKQHRNDASLWDRFCDWITSTNNRLYIGWFGVLLIPTALAAATVFVLAFIAAPPVDIDGIREPVSGSLLYGNNLITATVVPTSNAIGLHFYPVWEAVSMDEWLYNGGPYQMIIFHFLIAIYAYLGRQWELSYRLGMRPWIPIAFSAPASAATAVLLIYPIGQGSFSDGLMLGISGTFNFMIVFTAEHNVLMHPFHMLGVIGVFGGALFSAMHGSLVTSSLIRETTEDESQNYGYKFGQEEETYNIVAAHGYFGRLIFQYASFNNSRSLHFFLTAWPVIGIWFASLGISTMSFNLNGFNFNQSIQDARGRVVPTWADVINRANLGIEVMHERNAHNFPLDLAFSEVEPIALVAPAIPS, from the coding sequence ATGACTACTGCTTTGAAACAGCATAGAAACGATGCCAGTTTATGGGATCGTTTCTGCGATTGGATAACGAGCACGAACAACCGCTTATACATTGGTTGGTTTGGAGTGCTATTGATTCCGACAGCCCTAGCTGCGGCAACGGTGTTTGTACTGGCATTTATTGCCGCTCCTCCAGTTGATATCGATGGTATCCGCGAACCAGTAAGTGGATCGCTGCTTTATGGGAATAATTTGATTACCGCTACGGTCGTTCCGACATCTAATGCGATCGGGCTGCACTTTTACCCCGTTTGGGAAGCCGTCAGTATGGACGAGTGGCTCTATAATGGCGGCCCCTATCAGATGATAATCTTCCACTTTCTCATTGCCATTTATGCCTATTTAGGGCGGCAATGGGAGCTAAGCTACCGACTGGGAATGCGTCCCTGGATTCCCATTGCGTTTTCTGCACCTGCTTCAGCAGCTACAGCCGTATTACTGATCTATCCAATCGGTCAGGGAAGCTTTTCCGATGGCTTGATGTTGGGTATTTCGGGAACCTTCAACTTTATGATCGTGTTTACGGCAGAGCATAACGTACTCATGCATCCTTTCCACATGCTAGGCGTAATCGGGGTGTTTGGGGGAGCCTTATTCTCTGCCATGCACGGTTCTCTAGTCACGTCTTCGCTAATCCGCGAAACAACTGAAGACGAGTCTCAAAATTACGGCTACAAGTTTGGTCAAGAGGAGGAGACGTACAACATCGTTGCTGCTCACGGCTACTTCGGTCGCCTGATTTTCCAATACGCCTCCTTTAACAACTCGCGATCGCTCCATTTCTTCTTGACGGCCTGGCCCGTAATCGGTATCTGGTTTGCTTCGTTGGGTATCAGTACCATGTCTTTCAACCTGAATGGATTTAACTTCAATCAATCCATTCAGGACGCTCGCGGACGTGTAGTTCCTACCTGGGCTGATGTTATCAACAGAGCCAATCTAGGAATTGAAGTAATGCACGAACGTAACGCCCACAATTTCCCACTAGATCTGGCTTTCAGTGAAGTTGAGCCGATCGCGCTAGTCGCTCCGGCTATCCCTAGCTAA
- a CDS encoding Uma2 family endonuclease codes for MLQIDLKNLPTTDELPDSDDTPVDNEDQNLLPNILLFLLKAIWAQRMDWYFGVDMAVYHTTGNNPRIPVVPDAFLSIGVERKKGGKSRKSYAVWEEAEVVPIMVLEMVSQTPRGEYGTKMNIYAKLGVLYYVVYNPEYWQQSQHQPFEVYKLTGGKYQLQKGEPYWMPEVGLGIGRSQVMFDRELQEQLAWFDVKGDRYLTAEERAADERQRADTERQRAEAERRRREQLEAFLRSQGFDPDRLPED; via the coding sequence ATGCTTCAGATAGACCTGAAAAACCTGCCCACCACGGATGAACTCCCAGATTCTGACGATACACCTGTGGATAACGAAGACCAGAATCTACTACCTAATATCTTGTTATTTCTGCTCAAAGCGATCTGGGCACAGCGGATGGATTGGTACTTTGGCGTAGATATGGCAGTTTATCACACCACAGGAAACAATCCCCGCATTCCTGTGGTTCCCGATGCCTTTTTGAGCATTGGCGTGGAGCGTAAAAAAGGAGGCAAATCCCGCAAAAGCTATGCCGTGTGGGAAGAAGCTGAGGTTGTCCCGATTATGGTATTGGAAATGGTGTCGCAAACCCCTAGAGGGGAGTACGGCACAAAGATGAACATCTATGCCAAGCTAGGGGTGCTGTACTATGTGGTGTATAACCCAGAGTATTGGCAACAGAGCCAGCATCAGCCGTTTGAAGTTTACAAGCTGACAGGGGGCAAATATCAGCTACAGAAGGGGGAGCCGTACTGGATGCCAGAGGTGGGATTAGGCATTGGCCGAAGTCAGGTGATGTTCGATCGCGAGTTGCAAGAGCAGTTAGCCTGGTTTGATGTCAAGGGCGATCGCTACCTCACTGCAGAAGAGCGAGCCGCAGACGAACGACAACGCGCAGATACGGAGCGACAACGCGCCGAAGCCGAGCGACGACGACGCGAACAATTAGAGGCATTTTTGCGATCGCAAGGATTCGATCCGGATCGCCTCCCCGAAGATTAG
- a CDS encoding NAD-dependent succinate-semialdehyde dehydrogenase, with product MAIASINPTTGETLKTFTPLTDAEIAAKLDNAERAFSTYRQTNFAQRGEWLNNAAKILETNKQQYAEIMTLEMGKPINSAIAEVEKCALVCRYYAEHAAQFLADVAIATDASHSYVRYQPLGIILAVMPWNFPLWQVFRFAAPALMAGNVGLLKHASNVPQSALAIEAVLLEAGFPPGVFQTLLVGADRVANLLKDPRVKAATLTGSEAAGQSLASIASHELKKTVLELGGSDPFIVLKSADLELAASTAVTARMLNNGQSCIAAKRFIVEEAIADAFTELLVQKFQALKVGDPLLPETNIGPLATPQMLTDLHKQVQLSIQQGCKVLLGGEPLSDRAGNFYPPTILTNIPPTSVAYDEELFGPVAALFRVPNLDMAIKIANDTSFGLGASVWTNDLQEQERAIAEIEAGAVFVNGMVKSDPRMPFGGVKRSGYGRELGLHGIQEFVNIKTVWVK from the coding sequence ATGGCTATTGCTTCCATCAACCCGACCACAGGAGAAACGCTAAAGACTTTTACGCCATTGACTGATGCAGAAATTGCCGCCAAGTTAGACAATGCCGAGCGGGCTTTTTCCACCTACAGACAGACAAACTTTGCCCAAAGAGGTGAATGGCTCAACAACGCTGCCAAGATTTTGGAGACAAATAAGCAGCAGTACGCAGAAATAATGACCCTGGAAATGGGCAAACCAATTAATTCTGCGATCGCTGAAGTCGAAAAATGCGCGCTTGTGTGTCGTTACTATGCCGAACATGCTGCCCAATTTCTAGCAGATGTTGCCATTGCCACGGATGCCAGTCATAGCTACGTGCGCTATCAACCACTGGGAATTATTCTGGCAGTGATGCCTTGGAACTTCCCACTTTGGCAGGTATTTCGATTTGCCGCGCCAGCACTAATGGCGGGTAATGTGGGTTTGCTCAAACACGCTTCTAACGTACCGCAGTCCGCCTTAGCAATTGAAGCGGTTTTGCTAGAGGCAGGATTTCCGCCCGGCGTATTCCAAACCTTGCTAGTTGGAGCCGATCGCGTTGCCAATTTGCTCAAAGATCCGCGCGTAAAGGCAGCGACACTGACGGGTAGCGAGGCAGCAGGGCAAAGTCTGGCTTCCATTGCCAGCCACGAGTTGAAAAAGACGGTTTTGGAACTAGGTGGCAGCGATCCATTCATCGTACTCAAAAGCGCCGATCTGGAATTGGCCGCGAGTACTGCTGTCACGGCAAGAATGCTGAATAACGGACAGTCTTGCATTGCGGCGAAGCGCTTTATTGTTGAAGAGGCGATCGCTGATGCCTTTACGGAACTGTTAGTACAGAAGTTTCAAGCCCTGAAAGTGGGCGATCCGCTTCTACCGGAAACTAATATCGGGCCACTGGCAACACCACAAATGTTGACAGATCTGCATAAACAGGTACAGTTATCCATTCAGCAAGGATGTAAGGTTCTATTGGGTGGCGAGCCACTGAGCGATCGCGCTGGAAATTTTTATCCTCCTACGATCCTGACGAATATCCCTCCCACTAGTGTTGCCTATGACGAGGAATTGTTTGGTCCAGTCGCGGCTCTATTTCGGGTACCGAATTTAGATATGGCAATTAAAATTGCCAACGATACTTCCTTTGGTTTGGGCGCTAGCGTCTGGACAAATGACCTACAGGAACAGGAACGCGCGATCGCGGAGATAGAAGCAGGTGCCGTGTTCGTTAATGGCATGGTCAAGTCCGATCCCAGGATGCCGTTTGGTGGCGTGAAGCGATCGGGTTACGGGCGCGAGTTAGGGCTTCATGGTATTCAAGAATTCGTCAATATTAAAACGGTGTGGGTTAAATGA
- the cas5 gene encoding type I-MYXAN CRISPR-associated protein Cas5/Cmx5/DevS, with product MISLKIEVPIACFRQSRAREYAETYPVPPPSTIYGMLLSMVGEMDRYKHCGVELAIAMLSNPVKSTVIRTFRRFKKKEIADPTNARPDYQELLTDIELVVFLEKGADLAAPNLCDRLRSAFASPQSISRFGGLCLGESRDLVNSVQLLKESDRTDSWRWLVQDEDGILTLPYWVDHVGSKGTRERRYNLREASQEYEPPTLAWTSISTKYSFTH from the coding sequence ATGATTTCATTAAAAATTGAAGTTCCAATTGCTTGCTTTCGCCAGTCTCGCGCTCGCGAATACGCAGAAACTTATCCAGTCCCGCCGCCATCGACAATTTATGGGATGCTACTATCTATGGTTGGCGAAATGGATCGCTATAAGCACTGTGGAGTAGAGCTAGCGATCGCAATGCTTTCAAACCCAGTGAAATCAACAGTGATTCGCACATTTCGCCGATTTAAGAAAAAAGAAATAGCCGATCCAACTAATGCTCGCCCTGATTACCAGGAATTGCTTACTGATATTGAATTGGTTGTGTTTCTTGAGAAGGGAGCCGATCTTGCCGCACCTAATTTATGCGATCGCCTACGGTCGGCATTTGCTAGCCCACAGTCTATTTCTCGATTTGGCGGTTTATGCTTAGGAGAAAGTCGAGATTTAGTCAATTCCGTGCAGCTTCTAAAAGAGAGCGATCGCACTGATTCTTGGCGATGGCTCGTGCAAGACGAAGACGGTATACTAACTTTGCCTTATTGGGTAGATCATGTTGGCTCAAAAGGTACTCGAGAGCGACGCTACAACTTAAGGGAAGCAAGTCAAGAATATGAGCCGCCGACATTGGCATGGACATCGATTAGCACCAAGTATAGTTTCACCCACTGA
- the cas2 gene encoding CRISPR-associated endonuclease Cas2 — MAESKNWYLVCYDIREPKRWRKAYKLVQGYGERVQYSIFRCALTMREREKLRWELEKILKPEDSLLLAGLCNRCVERTIACNRPEVWSAPCDRHRII, encoded by the coding sequence ATGGCTGAGTCTAAAAACTGGTATTTGGTGTGCTACGACATTCGCGAACCCAAGCGCTGGCGTAAGGCATACAAACTCGTACAGGGATATGGTGAGAGAGTTCAATATTCTATCTTTCGCTGCGCGCTAACCATGCGAGAGCGAGAGAAACTGCGTTGGGAGCTTGAGAAGATTCTTAAACCTGAGGATAGTCTTTTGCTGGCAGGCTTGTGCAATCGCTGTGTGGAAAGAACGATCGCTTGTAATCGCCCGGAAGTTTGGTCTGCTCCTTGCGATCGCCATCGGATTATCTAG
- the cas7i gene encoding type I-B CRISPR-associated protein Cas7/Cst2/DevR, with protein sequence MTWHLFGNILTNYGTAANNRGENEGNITTLQKMIWQGEVHTTVSAEAIRWALRYYWQTSGNGDLVNRQWDDAKNDNIWKDPAFDDELYIDDDVLGYMKAEGAKVEASDEPKQKGKKAPKGTTNAKRGVLEVTRAVSILPYEGDVTFNAASGQKNRTSLYGTEVHATRYQYGFALTPDRLKDKSRIHAILDGLISIGGVAGNHSRFLYDFSPDSLVFRWTHDFSPRLLYCFAEKDRDISVPDLIRRIEAEDVDPQEVWVAGAIANTKAGDTLETQGANVFRGIKAAVEDLKSRIASDLKL encoded by the coding sequence ATGACTTGGCATCTTTTCGGTAACATTCTTACAAACTATGGCACCGCAGCAAATAATCGCGGTGAGAATGAAGGCAATATTACAACTTTGCAAAAGATGATCTGGCAAGGCGAGGTTCATACAACCGTCTCGGCAGAGGCGATTCGTTGGGCATTGCGTTACTACTGGCAAACGTCAGGAAATGGCGATCTGGTTAATCGTCAGTGGGATGATGCAAAGAATGACAACATATGGAAAGATCCTGCTTTTGATGATGAGCTTTACATTGATGATGATGTACTTGGCTATATGAAAGCAGAAGGGGCGAAAGTCGAAGCCTCAGATGAACCAAAGCAAAAAGGCAAAAAAGCACCTAAAGGAACAACTAATGCAAAGCGTGGGGTACTCGAAGTGACTCGTGCTGTGTCTATACTTCCCTATGAAGGGGATGTTACTTTCAATGCCGCTAGCGGACAGAAAAATCGCACCTCACTTTATGGTACGGAAGTTCATGCTACCCGCTATCAATATGGCTTTGCCCTCACGCCCGATCGCCTAAAAGATAAATCTCGCATTCATGCCATCCTAGATGGATTGATTTCTATTGGTGGTGTAGCTGGGAATCACTCGCGCTTTCTCTATGATTTTTCACCTGACAGTTTAGTGTTTCGATGGACGCATGATTTCTCTCCTCGCCTTCTCTACTGCTTTGCAGAAAAAGATAGAGACATTTCAGTTCCCGATCTGATCCGTCGCATTGAGGCAGAAGACGTAGATCCACAGGAAGTATGGGTTGCAGGTGCAATCGCTAATACCAAAGCAGGCGATACGCTGGAAACACAGGGGGCAAACGTATTTAGAGGTATTAAGGCCGCTGTAGAGGATTTGAAGTCACGAATTGCATCGGATCTAAAGCTATAA
- a CDS encoding DUF5615 family PIN-like protein, with protein MKILIDMNLSPDWVQAFADAGIESVHWSTVGDIRATDRAIASYASSNGYIIFTHDLDFGTLLAATQAEAPSVIQVRIQDPLPDAIATLVISALRQFQTELEAGALVSVDALRSRVRILPIGRL; from the coding sequence ATGAAAATCTTAATCGATATGAATTTGTCACCCGATTGGGTGCAGGCATTCGCAGATGCAGGTATCGAGTCCGTACACTGGTCAACAGTTGGCGATATTCGCGCAACCGATCGCGCGATCGCGTCGTACGCCTCGAGCAATGGCTATATTATCTTTACCCACGACCTGGACTTTGGCACCTTGCTGGCCGCAACGCAAGCAGAAGCTCCCAGCGTTATTCAAGTTCGCATACAGGACCCCCTACCAGATGCGATCGCCACTCTGGTGATTTCGGCACTTCGCCAATTTCAGACCGAGCTTGAGGCTGGCGCTCTTGTATCTGTAGATGCATTGCGTTCGAGAGTTCGCATCTTGCCGATTGGAAGGTTATGA
- a CDS encoding DUF433 domain-containing protein, with protein MQKLTRITFNPEVMGGKPCIRGMRVTVGTIVGLIASRHTPEEILKAYPYLELADIYEALAYAAWRVEEVDIPLASA; from the coding sequence ATGCAAAAACTCACTCGCATCACATTTAATCCCGAAGTAATGGGCGGTAAGCCATGCATTCGAGGAATGCGCGTCACCGTTGGCACGATCGTCGGCTTGATCGCATCCAGGCATACGCCGGAGGAAATTCTCAAAGCTTATCCATATTTGGAACTGGCTGACATCTACGAAGCCCTGGCCTACGCTGCCTGGCGCGTTGAAGAGGTTGATATTCCACTCGCTTCTGCATGA